A window of Natrinema versiforme contains these coding sequences:
- a CDS encoding cold-shock protein translates to MAKGTVDFFNDTGGYGFIETEDADDDVFFHMEDIGGPDLEEGQELEFDIEQAPKGPRATNVERL, encoded by the coding sequence ATGGCGAAAGGAACCGTTGATTTCTTCAACGACACTGGCGGCTACGGATTCATCGAGACTGAGGACGCGGACGACGACGTGTTCTTCCACATGGAAGACATCGGCGGCCCGGACCTGGAAGAAGGACAGGAACTCGAGTTCGACATCGAGCAGGCCCCCAAGGGCCCGCGCGCGACGAACGTCGAGCGCCTGTAA
- a CDS encoding cupin domain-containing protein, which translates to MTEPLLRRGEEIEYETVSAADGLEKGVLIADDHGAPNFAIRRFTLEPGAEVPKHTNDIEHEQYVLAGEYTVGISDEEHAVEPGDSLLIPAGTVHWYRNEGDEPGAFICAVPNGDDEIDLLE; encoded by the coding sequence ATGACCGAGCCACTGCTTCGCCGCGGCGAGGAAATCGAGTACGAAACGGTCTCCGCCGCCGACGGCCTCGAGAAGGGCGTTTTGATCGCCGACGATCACGGTGCGCCGAACTTCGCGATCCGGCGGTTCACCCTCGAGCCCGGCGCAGAAGTGCCGAAACACACGAACGACATCGAACACGAGCAGTACGTCCTCGCGGGCGAGTACACGGTCGGGATCAGCGATGAAGAACACGCGGTCGAGCCCGGCGACTCGCTGTTGATCCCTGCCGGGACGGTCCACTGGTACCGCAACGAGGGCGACGAGCCGGGCGCATTCATCTGTGCGGTTCCGAACGGCGACGACGAAATCGACCTGCTCGAGTAA